The Salvia miltiorrhiza cultivar Shanhuang (shh) chromosome 1, IMPLAD_Smil_shh, whole genome shotgun sequence genome has a window encoding:
- the LOC131005303 gene encoding stamen-specific protein FIL1-like, whose protein sequence is MKCAILGVILVLAVVGGSWAQDTCSSSLSSLNVCTPFVVPGATAANPNADCCGALQAVNHDCLCSTLRIASRIPAQCNLPPLSCPN, encoded by the exons ATGAAGTGTGCTATTTTGGGTGTGATATTGGTGCTTGCAGTGGTGGGTGGAAGCTGGGCACAAGACACATGCTCTTCTTCTTTGTCAAGCCTGAATGTGTGCACGCCGTTTGTGGTGCCTGGTGCCACTGCGGCCAACCCCAACGCCGACTGCTGTGGGGCCCTTCAGGCCGTCAACCACGACTGCTTGTGCAGCACTCTCCGCATCGCCTCTCGTATCCCTGCGCAGTGCAACCTCCCTCCCCTCTCTTGCC CCAACTGA
- the LOC131005301 gene encoding pentatricopeptide repeat-containing protein At3g12770-like, whose product MLRLAHPRLSCGVPLQLSHSASSNQPSPSSTSDLSRLLQGPVPRAHLLQIHARVFLLNAHQNHLIATRLIGRYPSNSALKVFHHLRNPNIFPFNAIIRVLAEEGLSSNAFLIYKQLKFRQISPNDLTFSFLFKACSRGGIGGDCVKLVHSDLLKYGFISDPLVCNGLLMVYAKAVKDLSSARKVFDKMPDRNLVSCWTSLISGYARIGFTGDALELFVIMLKENLCPESDTMVNVFSACSSLTAREAEEWVNILTQFVKNAACNDSACDYVNTVLIYLYGKCRDVENSRKSFDKISDNGKKSVLCWNSILGAYVQNDCALEALDVFKSMMEEYNCRPNHVTMVSVLSACAEVGDLELGSWVHEYLRSGGQKGVLSSNVNLATALIDMYSKCGDLDGAREVFEQMSKKDVVSFNAMIIGLAVNGKGEEALTLHSKMQELHLHPDSGTLLGVLCACSHSGLLDEGREIFKGMISPRLEHYACYVDLLARSDLIDEALGVVASMPFEPNNFVWGALLAGCVLHNRLELVEALSTNLVKVDPKNSAGYVMLSNSFAADSQWRDVMKMRGVMREKGVAKQPGCSWIKIGGVVHEFVAGSALSQQFQSVHRVLESLLKEMRLLGS is encoded by the coding sequence ATGCTTCGCCTCGCGCATCCTCGACTCAGTTGCGGAGTTCCTCTACAGCTGAGTCACTCAGCCTCTTCAAATCAACCATCTCCATCTTCCACAAGCGACCTCTCCCGCCTGCTGCAGGGCCCCGTCCCCCGCGCCCACCTCCTCCAAATCCACGCCCGCGTCTTCCTCCTCAACGCGCACCAGAACCACCTCATCGCCACTCGTCTCATCGGCCGCTACCCCTCAAATTCAGCGCTTAAAGTCTTCCATCATCTACGGAACCCTAACATTTTCCCCTTCAATGCCATCATCAGAGTGTTAGCTGAGGAGGGCCTTTCCTCGAACGCTTTCCTTATTTATAAACAACTGAAATTCCGCCAAATTTCGCCCAATGATTtgacattttcttttcttttcaaggCGTGTTCGAGAGGCGGCATCGGTGGGGATTGCGTTAAGCTAGTGCATTCTGATCTCCTCAAATATGGCTTCATCTCTGACCCTTTAGTTTGCAACGGACTGCTGATGGTTTACGCCAAAGCAGTCAAGGATTTAAGCTCTGCTCGCAAAGTGTTCGATAAAATGCCTGATAGGAATTTGGTCTCTTGTTGGACTTCTTTGATTTCTGGGTATGCTAGGATTGGTTTCACTGGTGATGCCTTGGAGCTTTTTGTGATAATGCTGAAGGAGAATTTGTGCCCCGAAAGCGACACTATGGTTAATGTTTTCTCTGCATGTTCGAGCCTAACTGCTCGTGAAGCTGAGGAATGGGTGAATATATTGACACAGTTTGTAAAGAATGCGGCTTGCAATGATTCAGCTTGCGATTATGTGAATACTGTGCTCATTTATTTGTATGGTAAATGTAGGGATGTGGAAAATAGTAGGAAATCATTTGATAAGATATCTGATAATGGGAAAAAGAGTGTTCTTTGCTGGAATTCTATCCTAGGCGCTTATGTTCAAAACGACTGCGCTTTGGAGGCTTTGGACGTTTTCAAATCGATGATGGAGGAGTATAACTGTCGTCCAAACCACGTAACCATGGTTAGTGTGCTCTCTGCTTGTGCTGAGGTTGGGGATTTAGAACTCGGCTCGTGGGTTCACGAATACTTGAGGAGTGGAGGGCAGAAGGGTGTGCTATCATCGAATGTCAATCTTGCCACTGCATTGATTGATATGTATTCAAAATGTGGGGATTTGGATGGGGCGAGGGAGGTTTTTGAGCAGATGAGCAAGAAGGATGTGGTCTCGTTCAACGCCATGATCATAGGCCTCGCTGTCAATGGCAAGGGCGAGGAAGCTCTGACACTTCACTCCAAGATGCAAGAGCTTCATTTGCATCCCGATTCTGGGACTCTACTCGGTGTGTTATGCGCGTGCAGTCACTCTGGTCTGTTGGATGAAGGGCGTGAGATTTTCAAAGGGATGATTAGCCCTAGATTGGAGCACTATGCTTGCTATGTGGATCTCTTGGCTCGGTCTGATTTGATTGATGAGGCGCTTGGTGTGGTCGCCTCTATGCCTTTCGAGCCTAACAACTTTGTGTGGGGTGCTCTGCTTGCTGGCTGTGTGCTCCACAATAGGTTGGAACTGGTTGAGGCTCTCTCCACCAATCTTGTTAAGGTTGATCCCAAGAATTCTGCTGGTTATGTTATGCTTTCGAACTCGTTTGCTGCAGATTCTCAGTGGCGTGATGTGATGAAAATGAGAGGGGTTATGAGGGAGAAGGGGGTTGCCAAGCAACCGGGGTGTAGTTGGATCAAGATTGGTGGTGTTGTGCATGAGTTTGTCGCGGGATCTGCATTGTCTCAGCAGTTTCAAAGTGTTCATCGTGTATTGGAGTCATTGTTGAAAGAAATGCGGCTCTTAGGTTCCTAG
- the LOC131005302 gene encoding uncharacterized protein LOC131005302 has protein sequence MATLASFLSCSPPSLSLRCRVPPSSVSFLGFSHATKFGNLRRIGIQVFASSASSSSSDWVYAGDENSGSKKSALFNLIRDIEPLDVSLIQKDVSNTTIDAMKRTISGMLGLLPSDQFQVMIDALWESLSKLLISSMMTGYTLRNAEYMLSLERNLEIYEGNSYNLKNEDSQLEAEEEHLNEEGKYGNFTQERSSSSDGFEESTGNIPGFGEMTPEARRYILMLHSHLSSVKKELHEVKRKSAALQMQQFVGEEKNDLLDYLRSLQPEKVAELSEPTSPELKDTMHSVVHGLLATLSPKMHSKGPDLGNNSSIGTIDSEIEGDRIDLVENTSLQFQPLISLPRDYLARLLFWCMLLGHYLRGLEYRLQLMELLSLPTHTSSAQHFA, from the exons ATGGCAACCTTAGCCTCCTTTCTCTCCTGTTCTCCTCCCTCCCTTTCCTTGCGCTGCCGTGTTCCGCCGTCTTCCGTGTCTTTTCTAGGTTTTAGCCACGCCACAAAATTTGGCAATCTCCGACGTATAGGAATCCAGGTTTTTGCTTCTTCAGCTTCTTCGTCATCGTCTGATTGGGTATACGCCGGCGACGAAAATTCGGGTTCAAAG AAATCAGCCCTTTTTAATTTAATACGAGACATCGAGCCCTTGGATGTGAGCCTTATTCAGAAGGATGTTTCAAATACCACTATAGATGCTATGAAGAGGACGATATCAGGCATGTTGGGTTTACTGCCTTCTGACCAATTTCAAGTGATGATTGATGCTTTGTGGGAATCTCTATCCAAGCTGTTGATATCTTCAATGATGACAGG GTACACTCTGAGAAATGCTGAATATATGCTCAGTCTTGAGAGGAATCTTGAGATATATGAAGGAAATAGCTATAACTTGAAAAATGAAGATTCACAACTTGAAGCTGAGGAGGAGCATCTGAACGAAGAGGGGAAGTATGGAAACTTCACCCAAGAGAGATCATCTTCATCTGATGGGTTTGAAGAGTCAACAGGTAACATACCAGGTTTTGGTGAAATGACTCCTGAAGCTCGAAGATACATTTTAATGTTGCATTCCCATTTGTCTTCAGTAAAAAAG GAGCTCCATGAAGTTAAGAGGAAAAGTGCAGCTCTTCAGATGCAGCAGTTTGTTGGGgaagaaaaaaatgatttgtTAGATTATTTAAGATCATTGCAACCTGAGAAG GTAGCAGAGCTATCAGAACCAACATCGCCAGAATTGAAAGATACGATGCATTCAGTAGTACATGGTTTGTTGGCTACACTTTCTCCAAAGATGCACTCAAAAGGCCCTGATCTGGGTAACAACAGCAGTATAGGAACCATAGATAGTGAAATTGAAGGAGATCGCATAGACCTTGTCGAGAACACCTCTCTTCAGTTCCAGCCTCTTATCTCATTACCGCGTGATTACCTAGCTCGTTTATTGTTCTG GTGCATGTTGCTGGGACATTACCTCAGGGGCTTAGAATACCGCCTTCAACTTATGGAGCTCCTTTCATTACCAACTCACACTTCCAGTGCCCAACACTTTGCTTAA